The following coding sequences are from one Candidatus Zixiibacteriota bacterium window:
- a CDS encoding YceI family protein — MSRLTIAALTLALLAAPVASATEYRLDPLSGSDTVHIESSARLEFLDGETQAIVGQFIFDPNQPQSAATAVLSVDLRTLKTGIDKRDEHMRQNHLHTDEFPHCYFELTSLEGMPQVFAVDSSYHAEAVGLFYIHGVKRAIEARLSIAPLAESGQPGSFRVRAEFEIRLDDFEIPRPRALFLKLAEVIEVTTVFTLHPGQLTTPIALPNWELKP, encoded by the coding sequence ATGTCACGACTTACCATTGCAGCATTGACACTGGCTCTGCTGGCGGCCCCGGTCGCATCAGCGACGGAATACCGGCTGGATCCGCTATCGGGCAGCGACACCGTTCACATAGAATCTTCGGCCCGCCTTGAGTTTCTTGATGGTGAGACGCAGGCGATTGTCGGACAGTTTATCTTTGATCCCAACCAACCGCAATCCGCGGCCACGGCTGTGCTCTCTGTCGACTTGCGGACGCTTAAGACCGGGATTGACAAGCGCGATGAGCACATGCGTCAAAACCATCTGCACACCGATGAGTTTCCCCACTGCTATTTTGAACTTACCTCACTGGAGGGGATGCCCCAAGTGTTCGCTGTGGATTCCAGTTACCACGCTGAAGCCGTCGGGCTGTTTTATATCCACGGGGTAAAACGTGCAATTGAGGCTCGACTTTCAATTGCTCCACTTGCAGAGTCCGGCCAGCCGGGCAGCTTTCGCGTGCGCGCCGAGTTTGAGATTCGCTTGGATGACTTCGAGATACCTCGTCCCCGGGCGCTGTTTCTCAAGCTGGCTGAAGTTATAGAAGTCACCACTGTCTTCACTTTGCATCCGGGCCAACTTACGACACCTATCGCGCTTCCGAATTGGGAACTCAAGCCCTAA